GCCATAGCTCTGCACCCAGCCGTTCTTGGTGAAGGCAAAGCCCTCCAGCTGCTCGCCGAAGTACTCCACCATGTCGTTGCGCTCGAACTCCCCGTGCACCAGCACGTCCAGCCCGATCTGCTCCTGGATGCGCACGCAGTGCTCGGTCTGGCTGGCCAGGAAGGCATCGTAGTCGGCGTCGGGCAGGGTGCCGGACTTGTTGCGGGCGCGGGCCTCACGCACTTCCAGCGTCTGCGGGAAGGAACCAATGGTGGTGGTGGGGAAGCGTGGCAGCTTGAGTGCGGCGGCTTGGGCCAGGTGGCGCTGCGGGTAGCGGCTGTGGCGCTGTGCATCGGCCGGCGTCAGTGCGGCCAAGCGCTCGGCCACGGCGGGGTTGTGCACGCGCGGCGAGCGCTTGCGGGAGGCGATGCGCTCGCGCGAGAGCTCAAGCGCGGCTTCGGCGCGGGCCGGCGCGTCGATGGCATCGGCCAGCACGCGCAGCTCTTCCAGCTTCTGCTTCGAGAACGCCAGCCAGCCACGCAGTTCATCGTCCAGCTTCTTCTCATGCGCCAGGTCCACCGGGCTGTGCAGCAGCGAACACGACGGTGACAGCCACAGGAAATCGCTGCCCAGCTGGCCGTGTGCGTAGCGGGCCAGCACCAGTGCGTTGTCCAGGTGGGTACGCCAGATGTTGCGGCCGTTGACCAGGCCGGCCGAGAGCACGCGGCCGGCGGGCAGGGCCTTGATCACCGCATCCAGCTGTTCCGGTGCGCGCACCAGGTCCACGTGCAGGCCATCCACCGGCAGCGAGGCCGCCAGTTCCAGGTTGTCGTCCAATGCACCGAAGTAGGTGGCCACCAGCACCTTGGGGCGGGCGGCGGTGGCCAGCACCGCATAGGCGTGTTCAAAGGCGGCACGCGCCTCCGGGCTGAGGTCCTGCACCAGCGCCGGCTCATCCAGCTGCACCCACTGCGCGCCGGCGGCCTGCAGCTGGCCCAGCAGCTGCACGTACACCGGCAGCAGCGCTTCCAGCAGGTCCAGCGCCGGGCTGCCGTCGGTGGTCTTGGACAGGAGCAGGAAGGTCACCGGACCAATGAGCACCGGGCGGGTTTCGATGCCCAGCCCCTTGGCCTGGCGGTATTCGGCCAGCGGCTTGTCGCCGCGCAGCGCGAAGCCCTGGCCGGCCTGCAGTTCGGGCACGAGGTAGTGGTAGTTGGTGTCGAACCACTTGGTCATTTCCAGCGCGTGCAGGTCAAAACCATCGCGCTGCAGTCCGCGTGCCATCGCGAAGTAGCCGGCCAGCGGATCGGCGTCGGCCAGCGCGCGGTAGCGGGCCGGAATGGCATCGAACAGGAAGGCGGCATCCAGCACCTGGTCGTACAGGCTGAAGTCGTTGCTGGGCGGCACATCCACCCCGGCATCGCGTTGCAGCTGCCAATGCGTGGTGCGCAGGGCGGTGGCGGTATCCTGCAGCGCTTCGGCGCTGCTCTGGCCGGACCAGTACGCTTCCAGCGCGCGCTTGAGCTCGCGTTTGGCGCCGATGCGGGGGAAACCCAGGTTGGTAACAGTGGTCATGGAACGTGTCCTCATTGCAGTAGCGGCATTGAGGAACGAAGGAACTGCGCGGCACCCACGCCATTGCTGCCGTGTCCGCCCGCCAGCGACCTTCGCCCCCGCGGGCGAACCGGATGCCGTGAAGCGGACGCACGGGGGCAGCGCCACGCAGAACGCATGGCGGCAGGCCCCGGCAACCTCCCCGCGGACGTTCCAGGTCGAATCAGAGGACGGTCGTGTCCTCCGGCCGGGGCCGGTATTCGGGCTGATGGACACGGGCACGGGGCCCACCTACTTCCTGCCGCTTCCCAGGCGCCAGGCCCAGTGCTGTTGGCAGGTTTCGTTTCCACTCACCGCTGCGGGGCAGCTCCGGAATGGGTGCGCAAGGCACCTTCACCGGATTCCCGTTTAAACCCATCCCTTCATCTGCATGAAGAGATGGATACCTTCGGCGAGCACAAGGTAGGCCGAGTTGGGGCGGCGGTCAAGGGGAGGGCAGGTCTTATATCGGCTTCGCTTATGAGCCAGCGAGACGAAAAGCGTCGGCCATCCGATCCTGCTCGCGCGCGGAAAGCCCAAGTTGCCTGGCCAGCGTCCGCCACTGGCGGACAATCCCCTGAAACTCCTCGATGATTTCATCGCCCTCATCCAGGCCCACCCGGCAGTACGCGGCGACTTCGCGCGCGAGCTCCAGGTCCAGAGCGTTGTCTGCTTCGGTGATGTTTAACTTCAGGCCGTCTGCAACCGGCACCGGGTTCATGTCATACGCTTCCGAGAGGCGCCATCCCGATCCCGGCACCAGGATGAAGCCGTGGTTTCTCAGGTGATCATCGGTGTTGGAGACAAGGATATTGAAGACGATTCTCGACCATAGCTCCCGGAGATCCGCATTCGTTTGGGAGCCATGCCTGATCAACACCTCGGCCAGTTCCAGATAACTCACGCCCGTGGAGGCGTCATCGCCATCTACATGGCCCGTCATGGTCATGGCTGAGGCAAAGTGCAGGCGCTTCCCTTCATCGGTGCG
This is a stretch of genomic DNA from Stenotrophomonas rhizophila. It encodes these proteins:
- the metE gene encoding 5-methyltetrahydropteroyltriglutamate--homocysteine S-methyltransferase yields the protein MTTVTNLGFPRIGAKRELKRALEAYWSGQSSAEALQDTATALRTTHWQLQRDAGVDVPPSNDFSLYDQVLDAAFLFDAIPARYRALADADPLAGYFAMARGLQRDGFDLHALEMTKWFDTNYHYLVPELQAGQGFALRGDKPLAEYRQAKGLGIETRPVLIGPVTFLLLSKTTDGSPALDLLEALLPVYVQLLGQLQAAGAQWVQLDEPALVQDLSPEARAAFEHAYAVLATAARPKVLVATYFGALDDNLELAASLPVDGLHVDLVRAPEQLDAVIKALPAGRVLSAGLVNGRNIWRTHLDNALVLARYAHGQLGSDFLWLSPSCSLLHSPVDLAHEKKLDDELRGWLAFSKQKLEELRVLADAIDAPARAEAALELSRERIASRKRSPRVHNPAVAERLAALTPADAQRHSRYPQRHLAQAAALKLPRFPTTTIGSFPQTLEVREARARNKSGTLPDADYDAFLASQTEHCVRIQEQIGLDVLVHGEFERNDMVEYFGEQLEGFAFTKNGWVQSYGSRCVKPPVIYGDVTRPQPMTVRWSQYAQSLTDRPMKGMLTGPVTVLQWSFVRDDQARADTCRQIALALRDEVLDLEAAGIGVIQIDEPAIREGLPLRRAQWREYLDWAVEAFRISASGVRDATQIHTHMCYSEFNDIIHSVAAMDADVISIETSRSRMELLDAFVRFQYPNEIGPGVYDIHSPRVPDKEEMLSLLRKAAEVLRPEQIWVNPDCGLKTRGWPETRAALEALVAAAHQLRAETADANAA